The genomic window tccattcatttttttagaaatatattttctttagattttttatattattaaatacaaagttggttttaaataagttatatctttaaattattttacttaattaaataaaaatttaagattataatattaaaattattaaaatttaaattgttaagcttaaaatatggttctagaaaagaaaaatattaataatatttatgaaattaaattcatTGTTAATAATAGTTAATTACATTAGTTGATTAAAATGGAGCAaagataattataaaattataaaaaaattgaatattctttaaattataataaattaatattcaacgattttttgtattttttaatattaaatatttttaaaatcaaataacattaatataactaaatttgaatgagttaaatgtttttaaaaatattttataattacattaCTTTTTCAATTCATTAAtaacaaaaactaatattataaaaatattaaacgaTATGGAATAGGAGTTAGAATTTGGAAACATTACCCttttttttaggttaaattctattaCTTCCCtctatattttataaaagttgtggatttaatcctttatatttttattttgtccattttagtttctatactttctcaattttaaaatttcagccatCACCAAAcaataattgataaatttattaagttaagttCTATTGTTTCCAAAATTTGATGCACCAAACAAGGGCGGAGCCAAAAAAATTTTTGAGGGGGGATCAGAATAAAGTTGTATATTTTCATGATAGCAAAAgtgaaatttcaccattttaataacctgtatctttataatttttaaaggattaaattaaaattttctcattcttgaggggcaaagtgtaattttatcatatactatttaaattttttaaaattataaaatgactaaaggtgaaaatttctattttaagggGGTCTTACCAGCCCCCCTTTGCTCTGCCCTTGGcaccaaacatattatcatatttttaatgtCATGTTACTTCATTATTTCCaaatattactcactaaaaatttaattaatggaTTGACGAATGTCATTCATGTCAACACTAAAATTGCAAAGTTCAAAAAGTATAGAGATTTAGAATGATCTAATTGAAGAATATGAATTGAATCTACAACTATACGCAAAGTAcatgattaataattaaatttatttaaccaAACGAATTTAACTGCTACTGCTTTTTCTTACAAAATTCTTGTCACCCCAATAGAATATAAggttaaatatattttactatTGCATATATACGATGTAGgtgaaaaatatatgtaacaaagttttaaaattttaatataaaaaattaaatcaagtgTAACTCGATTTGAAATGTTAATAGTTCAAATCTTATCaattgtatatgtttttttatattttatttaaaacttaaaataatatttattattttataaaaaaaatttgagtgaTACCAACCCATCTAactcttaaataataatataaatagataaatataattttttaaaaatataagatcAAAAGGGTatttattatcatattaatttaaaattttgcatgGATGAGATATTTTTTCTTACATAACGAAACCAAGGGCATTCGTAGGATTAGCAGCCAATTAGACCGTTCAGAATCCAGAAGCAACTCCCAGCCCTTCTTTTAttgtgtaaaaaataaaaataaaatggaaagaaataatACAGGAAGAACCCTAAaagaataaataacaaataaaaagatCCCGCAATAAGTAAAGAGATGTCGTCAACTCCCCTGTCCTtcatatttttcttctacttgTTAATCTCATCCTCCTCTTGGTTGTGGCGCTTCAGTAGTGGTGCAGGTTTCAACCTCACCACCATTGCTTTTGATGATGGATACAACCCTCTCTTCGGTGATTTCAACCTCGTTCGCTCCCCCGATGGCCGCAGCGTTCGCCTCCTCCTTGATGTTTCTTCAggtaatttcatttaatttaataccCATGCAAacccccttttttctttttaaattccgTTTGGGTATTTGATTGAAATTCAGGGTCTGGTTTTATTTCGTCAAGTATGTATGAACATGGATTTTTCAGTGCCAAAATCAAGTTGCCATCTGATTATACTGCTGGAGTTGTGGTTGCCCTCTATGTAAGTTTCTTggtttttaatcttttaatctGATTTCTTCCCTTAATTAATGGTGAATGATGCAGGCATCAAACGGTGACGTATTTGAGAAAAACCATGATGAATTAGACATCGAGTTTTTAGGGAACGTAGAAGGTAAGCCATGGAGATTTCAGACTAATCTGTATGGGAATGGCAGCACAAGCCGAGGCCGGGAAGAACGTTACAGACTTTGGTTCGATCCATCAAAGGAATTCCATAGATACAGTATTTTGTGGACGGCCAAGAACATCATGTGCGTTGTCTTAAACGCCTTTTTTTTCTCCGTTTTGTCCTTAATTAATTTCCCCGTTTTTAATGCCTTTCCTACACGGTTTTTTATATGTTTTGCCTTGGTTCACGCATAAATTAAAGCAACTAAcaagaaaatgttttttttttatttttttattttaatcttcagttttTACGTCGATGAAGTTCCAATTCGGGAAGTGGTACGCAGTGACGAAATGGGCGGTGATTACCCAACAAAGCCGATGTCTATATATGCTACCATTTGGGATGCCTCCAGCTGGGCCACTAATGGTGGCAAAATTAAAGTTAACTACGACTATGCCCCTTTCACTGCCGACTTTAAAGAGCTGGTCCTCGAGGGTTGCCCTATGGATCCCATCCAGGAATACCCCGATTTCACTACCTGTAAAGAAAAAGATGCCTGGCTCGAGACTCGAAACTTCGCCGTCTTAACGCCGAAACGGCGATCCGCTATGCGTAAGTTCAGACAACATTACATGTACTACTCATGCTGTTACGACGTATGGCGGTACCCCGTCAAACTTCCTGATTGTGTAATCGATCCGATCGAAAAGGCAAGGTTCAATGAAACCGGAAGGTTAAGATTTAGCGGAAGCCATAAGAAGCAAGCCAAGATCGCAAAAGCACGACGGAAGAAAAAGCAACGGGCTGCTTCCAAAGAACGCACCGAAATGTAGTGTTAGATTTGTGTTGGTTAATTAAAAACGTTATCTGTTAATCTGGACCTTCggttttatttcttttcaatcttataattataataatatgatAGATATCTGTAGGGTCGAATAATTGATTTTTGCACTTACCATTTACTACTTTGAATGATTGATTTTGGCACTTACCATTTCTCTCAATGAAAATCCGCCTTGTGCAATTTACGAGGTCAGCTTATCTTTTCACGTAAAATAACAAATTAACCGGAGACATTTTTTTCTATTGTCCTCTCAAAGAATGGCGCTGAACTATTTATATTATACGAATATTGTTCACTAACGTGACATATTGGGTAGATTCAATACATATAAATACGTATTTTATCTTAAATTTAACACGTCTTTATACAGTCTTATGCACGATCCCACGCGCGACCTCACAGTCCCCATCCTGCGATCACACATCGTCATGTGAACTCAACCAAACCCATTCGGATTTGGACCAAGGATAATGGATACCGTAACAAATATATTAGTAAGATACAAGAATTTGAGTGATATTAAGTCTCAGATAATTGAAGGAATATGTAAAAGAAATTTGTCTTATATTATGCAGTAGTAGGGCAGATAAATAACTGGACATTTGGAAATTTACAACTTACGCCACTTCtcaagtaaaatatttttatcttttgaataaaaatggtttaCATTTATACAAACCATCAACACTAAATTTAACCTATATACACTAATTACTCTATATGTCTGTTATATTTGTACCAAATTTCTTTTTATTCCTCAATaatgtatgatatgatattttaattttattgtatgtataatagattattttaataaagataattttccaaaatttttataaattttgaaatacatccaaataaatattaattattaattcaatttaaaaaattatttttgatagtATTTATAAACAATTGAACATAAAATATTTAGACAAGTAATAACTTCTTAGCATGGGATTGTTGGAAGGTAGAAAATTGTATTATTAACTgccactttttggtttaaaaaaatcCTAAGTAAAAAAGGTCCTACCGGGAGTCGAACCCAGGTCGCTGGATTCAAAGTCCAGAGTGCTAACCACTACACCATAGAACCTGTTTGTTAAGGTTTTATACTTAGACTTCTCCAACGTAAGTATCACGTACTCCTAGACCGCCGAAAATCACTTGGATACGGAATAGTAAAGTTGGAAAAGGTTAAGAGCGGATATATTCTTTGAACGACTTTCAATGACTTCAGTCGTAAGAGTGGATATATTCTTCATTAGCTTAACACTACTTCAATTAAGATGAGTCTGTCTTTGAGGCAAACGAAAAGTTGGATTTTGTTTGCAAGGGCATTAATTACCAAGGAATTTATTAAATCTGACCCAAGACAGTCGTAAAAAACCGCCATTCGTTTGTGaccaaaaagtaaattaataatggGGCGGCATATGGGTTTTCATTGCTTCCAAACCAACCCACCTGGATATGCAAACGAAGTTAAAACTGCTTCAACTAAAAGCACAAGGATGGAAGGAATTTAATTGAATCTAATTTCAGAATAATCAACCAAtcgcatatatatatgtaacttTCAAAGAATGGGTATACAAATGTGCAACCTTCCCCTGCGTAAAACAATACAATGGGAAGTCATCTGAATCAAGGGAACTGGAATGACCCTCCAATATCAGAATTCTGTGATGGGGGATTGATGGCCACCCACAGTAGAGAAATAGAGATTGCAATCAGACCTGACCATACATATACGATCGTAGGTGTTTTCCCTCGTCTTCCCATTAGACCCTTTGCAAAGGGGTACAGATGAGCCAATACCCAGAAGCTGAAGAACACACCTCCTAGAAGATGGCTCCATTCAGGTACATCACTGTATACCGTACGCAGGACTCCGTACGCAATGGCAATCAAATTAACAAATATGATGGTGAGTGGGGGTATCATGAGCGATGTCCATTTGAAGATGTAGAGATCAGCAAAATCATCATCCACATCATCACCAGCGGATTTTGATGTCAGGGTGAATGATATTTCGATACCGGCAATCACCTTTAATAGCCCCTGGAGCACTGCAGCAAGATGAGCACTGGTGCCTCCAATCAACCAGAACTGTTCATTCCTCCACCACTCTTCCAGTTCAATGCCGGACCACTTGATTTCTAGCACCGCAAGAGCACAAAGGGTCAGGGTGATGGCCAAGAGGTAGACGAGGAATGTTACGTTGAGTGTCTGAACTATGAATTGATCCGAAAAGAGGGACAGTGCGGGAAGGAAGCAGTAAACTATGAGGAATATGGAAGTGAAAGGGTATATCCCAACATTAAGATAAGCAATCCTCTGTAGAAACTTAAGCCTCGGGCTGCCTAGTAGGGCATTGTTGCGTGAGAAGAATATCTCGACCGAGCCAGTGGCCCAGCGTAGAACCTGGTGAAGTCTATCAGTGAGATTTATTGGAGCAGTGCCACGGAAAGCATCTCTTTTGGTCACGCAATAAACAGATCTCCACCCACGATTATGCATCCTATACCCTGTGACAACATCTTCAGTTACTGATCCATAGATCCATCCTACACTTTGCCCCCATTCAGTCTTATCTTCATACCAGCATGAGATGACATTGATTGCCTCTGCAATTGTGGATGCATCAAGAGGCTCCCGAGGCATTGTGAGAGCACCTGGCGCTCGTCCGTATTTGATAGAAGGATGATCTGCAAGGGGCTGGCCTTGAATTGCTGCCACCCGGACagactcaacaagtaaagtcGAGTTTCCAAACTTCTTAGGAATAAGAGCAATATTCATTTCATCATCTTCCCTTAGCTGAACATCTTCAGGGTCAACATCAGGAGCAGAAGCAACAGTTGCAGGCTTCTTAGTACGGGGAAAGCAGCAGCTACAGCAATCAGGGTTATCTCGTAACCGAGGTGGCTCAAAACCATAAAGGGCAGTCCGGCGAAAGAGGCATCCTGTTCCAACATAGACAGGACCCTGAAGTCCATCAAGAGCTCTCATGTTAACATCAAAGAAGACCGTGTTGTGATTGGCATAGCGGTCAGATGGATCAATTCCTTCAAACCTCTGAGGAAATTGGACATAACAAATACACTCCCCATCTCGGTCCATCATAAAGCATATTCCTTCTCTCAATGCTAGGGAATTATAAACGTAGTGGTCACAATCAAGATTAAGTATGAAGGGGCCATTGGACATGATGGCAGAAGCTCGAACAAGTGCATTCATGGCCCCTGCCTTCTTGTTGTGATCATAACCAGGTCGCTTTTCACGAGTAACATAAACCAGCATAGGAAGACGAATGTCAACCTCACTCAGATCCATAGAATTTCCATCGCCTTCGGTACCATTTTGAGGCACAGCACTAGGAGGGTCCAACATCACCTACAATTAATAAAGTTCAGGATCTTAGTTCACATAATCATACCATCATTACAAATGATTAACAAACTTATTTAACAACAGCTTTTGTAATATAGCAACAAATGAGGTCAAAGAACACCCCAAGCAGTGGGAACACAAATGCAACCTAAgattatattaaaaatgataaaaaggaaaaaataatgaGCAGTTGATAATGGCATGATCACCCCTATAATGCTCTGGCATATGCATGCCAACTGAAGAGAAGCTATTCTTGAATTCTTACCTGTATGATACTGGCATGATCGCCCCTAGAATGCTCCGGAGCAGGAACTGTCCAAGTGCCGGGCCAGTGGGTGCTATCAGCCATCCAAGTAGCTTTTGGTATCTTCAAAGTTTCCATTGGTTCATCACTATTGTCCTCTCTCCATCGCTTCAAAATCTTTACCTCCTCCCTTGTATTGAAGGCATCAGAACGTCGTCGAATTGAATCAGAAAGACCATTTATCCTGACCTTAAATTCATCATACTCACGTTTTACCCGCCTGCGGTCTCGTACAAAATCCCGTCGCACCTTATTCTTGTAAGGATCTCTCTTTAGATTGAAATAGGATTCAGGGTTTCTAGGCTGAATTTCATGTTTCCTGCAGAAAGGAACCCAAACCCTGGCAAAACTGGCAGCTTCCGCCATGGCCTCAAAGGTTAGTAGTGCACCACCATCATCAGAAACATAACAAGCGAGCTTCTCAACAGGGTACTCGGCTGCCAGAATGGAAAGAATGGTATTTGCGGTGACAAGAGGTGGTTCTTTCTCGGGATCGGCAGTAGAAACAAAGACATCTATGCCTGGTAGATCAGATCTTCCCGAAGGATTATTCGGACTAGGGTTTTCAAATTTCTCTTGTAAAGCATTGAGATCAACATCACGATTAACCGGACAAAGCTTAGGAAGCTGGTCAAGCAGCCAAGAAAAGGCAAACCATATCTCGCAAACCACAGACATAAGCCACAACCAGATTGCCTCTTCATTTGGGTGGCTGATTCTCCACTCTAAAAATAATCCAAGAACCACAATTCGAATAAGGATTAGGAGCCTGCAAGCATATGAACAGAGAAACGAATAGAAAATTGTTATCATGTCACAGTTATTAAACAAAGCTGTAAAAAACAATCCAATCTCCAAGTTACTTCACGTGTTATGAAACCAGTTGTAGCTTAAAGCTGACCACTAAGCAATTATAACCAAAGCTGGGAGTAGTTATGAAATCTTGTTATCACAGTAAAGAATTGAAGAATCATACCGATATGGACTAAGTAGTGCAGCACGTATGCTCGATTTCTGTGTTAGAGGCTTCCACTGCTTGTCATGAAAAAACTTGAGGTCACCACCGATGTCATGCCTGCTCCCATTCGCACCATCCATCGGCCACACCGCATTCCCATATCCGTAACTCTTATTCGTTTCGTACAAATATTGAGTATAATCAAACTCATTACTATGATTCCTCATCAAGAGCTCAGTTGATTCCGCCACTGGAAAACTCCTGTCGGATTTAGACGACCGTGTTCGGCTAGCCGAAGCCATCTCAGACACATCCAACCCCCTATAATGCTCTCTACATCCGGGACAAAACCCATCACCAGTTGCCAGAGCATCTCTATAACATTCATTACAAATCCTGAAACCACATTCGCATGGGAACACATCTATGCCTTGTCTATTAGTCATCATCTTGGCACCGCATCCAGGTAGTTCACAAAACGACCCTTCTGCAACCACCGTTGCCGGATCGGAGTCAACGATCTTCATGGAGTGAGCACGAGTAACGCGATTGTAACCCCCAGTAAACATGGAACTCGAAACGTACTGTTCCCCGCTTCCTACCGCTTGCATAGCAATTTCCATCGGCATTGGCTGGTTATCAGGTGTGGGGGGAAGATGAACTGTGTATCTAGAGAAATCTTCGCCTCCAATTTCACTATCGAGATCGCCAGCCGAGTTCGTTATATGGTGAATTGTGGGCGTTCTTCTAGTACGGCGCGATTCACTTGCCATTGTTTGGTCTTTCTCCTAACCAAAAACTCTTTTCCCAGAACCTGTAATGCAGAAAAACACCTTAAAAGAACTGCATAAAGcctaaaaaacttaaaactttctCAAAATTCTATATATTTCTTAGTGGAAGAtataacctttttcttttcctccaaACATAaagattgaagagaaaagaaaaaaaaaaggaaaagagttAGATCAAGTAGTGATCAAAGTCTCTGTATTTAAGGATTGAACTCTGTAATTGCTTACATATAGACAgagtataatatatattattaaaaaagaagCGATAATAAGATGAAGTAAATATTCAAAAGCGTACCAGTTTGAACAAAGCAAACAAAGGGCTAAAAACCAAGAAACGACTCAGTCTAAAACATCAATATCAAGCCACCATCATCTTCTTTTCTCCCAAAAACAAAACTGAGGTCGTTCTTTCTTTCAAAAAATAAACACTGAAACCAAagagaagaaaacaaaacaaggaaTTTGCAAAGgtttaacttaataaataaattaagggaTATTTGAATATTTCCTTTTGCAGGGAAAGAAAAGTTGGTCACTACATTATAGTTTGGAAAGTAAGTTGTGGAGATATTCGGACATGGCTTGGCAAGGTATTGCGGAAAACccggtttttcttttttcttttttattaaggTGAGAGGAGacgaaattttgagtatttatggAGGCTATTTTGGGTATTGAATTTATAACCCGACTTCAACGGTAGAGCGATGTGTACGCGGTGTAAGGGTTTAGCTTCGGTGCAAGTGAGTTATTTTGGAGCCTGTCAAAGTCAAAATTGTTGATTTTAACTTCCCATGTTGTACACACTTCATATCGCTCCATTTCTTTTtcagataattaattaattataaaattcaaaaaataaattaaaattagtttaatgCTCAGTTTCTTGTatcgattttttatattttttttcatgttacatttttgttttattttatagtaaCTATGTTTCTTTTCGaaaaataagatgaaatttattgccggcaaaaaatagaagaaaagataTTAATGGAAATTATTGCATAGAGAtagaaaaggaaataaattatttccaaagaTTGCTACACGGCTACACCCTCTGTTGGAATATGTTTTCCCATGGGATCGGCTGCAGATGATCCTCGCTGACGCGGAACATATGAGTTGTAAACTGCGTctaataaagaaagaaatcaagcacctaatcttattttaatttcatgcaaggaaaaaaaataatatcaaaagaaaattatttgaaaaaggGGAAATAGGaaaacctttttttctttttctttttttgttgggaaaactaaattatttcttctttttttaatctaaaacttTATTTCTCTTTTGGTGGATAAAATGGGACATTCAACGAGGAGAAGGAAAATTGATAATCACGAGGAGTCAGAGGATACATTCATTCACCcaaattaattacttttttttttacttacgaCCAATTAACCCTATCTAATTTCATTCACTTCAGTGAAAAGCAACATCAAATTTTGTTCACAATATATGTCATACATCGAGTAAGATATTCGGGTAAAAAAATCTGCTAATATAACTAACACAATTCCATCATCAAGTCAATATAcggatttatttatattaataattttaatatcaatgtaattaattgtttttttcttcttctcatactgagtttttattattattaattcatCAGTATGGTATTATGTACGGATATAAACGATGACATGAAactccgtttatttgttatggaGGTTTTTGTCTGCCTGTATGCTTTGGCAGACATGTTGTGAAGATTGGATGAAATACTAGCTGTCCGGTTGtctttttatgtgtttttgacctccaattaaatataaaaacagGAGCCAAATGTTGAAGTGGCTGGAAATAGTCTTGTAATGCTTGCAAGCGGAATGGACAACAGTAGGATTTGCGGTTTCACCGCTTTGTCTAATATTCTATTCCCAAACGTGTCAACAATGAATACAATAACAATGCGACCGGTTTTGAAGAAGAATCATGACTCATCCAAACAATAATGCCTGCCTGCAGATTTTGGGATGTCCGGCTTATCACTCCCACAAAATAAAATAACTCAATTAGTTTAATTCTGATTGAATACTGAAATCCTTTTTCTAAAATCAAACAAATAGAGAGATTAGGAACATAGAGATGAAATTGCAAAAGCTAAAAGAGTAGATGCACTAAAAGCAAAAATAGAGCTAATGAAATTTAGAATTATGAGAGTAGTGGGACATGTATGGCTTTACATTTAGAATTAAGTCTGAATGGTGGAAGATTTGGTGAAAGTGGGAACATTTCAGACTCCTCAATTTCGCATTGAAAGAGAATAAGAAACGTTTTTAAACTCCATTTTGATTGCATCAATAATTATTAGAGGTTGGAATCGCAGTGTGAACTTAGCTTTGGTCATAATCAATTTTTgccacaaaaatttattttcacatttcatttaattttagtcctttttaatctttaaatttgtatttttatcaaatcatctcaaaataaatagaaaaattaacatcttttttgtactttattaacattatatatatgtgaatgtcGTATCaacatttaactaattttttaaaatttaaaaatttataaaaactatttttaaaattaaaaattataaaatatatataatttttaaaaattaattaaataccgACGTGTTGTCTATATGACAATCAACTTATATGTCACATTAAAAATGTTAACATAAGTTAATTTTTCTATCCAAGATTtgataaaaagaataaattttaaaattaaaaaagaaaaaaattaaataaaatttaaaattttcctttttaaagtTAAAGTGCAAAAAAAATGTTATTATGTTAAAATAGTAAGGTAATTTTGATGGGAAAGGAAAGACAATGATAGCATAACATAGGAATTAGGAATATTGGGGCAGCGTGCGCCAATTAAACAGGAAAACCAGGACGAGATAGGGGTGGGCGGTCCCGTGTGCACCGCGTGGGTCCACCCATTTCCGCCATCAGctttttttccatcttcttttCTTGTAGGCTATGGCGTGAATTATGGCAACCAAAgcaaatccaatttttttttatataaaattctgAACCTGAATTAACGGAAAGTCGTTGGTGAGCTCAATCATCTCTCCTTTACCCCCACATGATCTCAACTCAATTCCAAAAGTAGTGCTTTATAACTTCATAACGTTTCAcaagctttctttttcttttttcttttttctaaaggAACTTATTAACTTAATTCATAGTTCGGTAGGGTCATTGGCATCAGACAAGCTACTTCATATGCAACTTTATTCCAATACATAGTACATTCGAAATAAAATTCGATGAAGACAGCAAATGAAAATTGCTTCCCTTACATGCTATTGCATCCACTCCACGATTTGCTTCTCTATATATGTGTCAATTTCCAGAGGAGAGTCTTGCAATCATCAATTAGAGTTTGTAACACAGAGGTTCATAACTAGACTAATGACCGCAAAAGAATCTATTTCCACTTTCACTTTCAGCATATTCAGAGCATGGTTGAGTCCATCAAGAAGTGTCCATAGCTCCACTTTGGCACTCGTGGCTCTTGGAATGCATCTAAAGGATCCAACGGGCCAAACTCCTTTATGATCTCTGATAATAGTACCAGCTCCAGCATGCCCAGGATTATTCAAAGCGGAGCCATCAATGTTGATTTTAACAATGTCCAACTTCGGTTTCTGCCAACTAACAGGATTCCCATAGTGGATAAGAGAAGATCCGACCTTGGATTATTATTGAAGAGGATAACATTTCGCAACAGCCAAATCTCCCATAAGGAGAACGCGAAGACGGTTGGCCATGGGATTTTTGGTTTAGACAGCCAACTATTTGCATTGAGATCCCAATCTAGCCAGTTGCTATTCCAATTCAATCCTAGTGAGGATCCGTTTTTAATGGTTGCCCACCAGCAGTTTGTAACCAGGCTCTCTCGGAGAATATGTTCAACTGTTTCTGGGAAACTCTTACAAAAGGGGCAATCCCCTGGTTCATTGACTTAATCCCCGGTTTGTGAGGAGGCCATTTGTTGGGATAACTTTCCTAAAACATTTCTAAAGGAAAATCTGTATTTTAGGAGGGAGTTTAGATTTCCAGAGTCTCtcccaatattttttttatatttttagaattttttaggaTTTTTCTGAAGTCATTTTTTCAACAGGATTAGACTGAAAACCTAATTTCGAGGGTGTAATTGATTCTTAATTTTCAATTAAGATCTCGATTAAGTACAGTTTTTGAATAAGAACTCAAATAACTATTTATCTATTCTACAAGGATTTTTATCATTTAAACCTAATTTCATTTTTAGATGAGAGAGTAGAGAGaacagttttctttttcttttaaaaaaaactattataaaGCATATGCATTATCTCATTTATTTTATAAACACATGTGTACTTTTATCATTTGAGTATAATTCTATTCGAGTTGGAAATGATATTCATATAAAACACTATTAACAATAGTGATGGTTACATTTTGAAGAACTCAAACATTAaacatttcattaaaatgcctttACTTGTTAAAACTAAATTCACTTGGAGCTGCCATAATATGTAAATACAtacttatccaaaaaaaaaaaaggtaatgatGATCTGAAAGCAAATTATTGATTAAAATGTGGGGCTTGAGATGTGATCTGCCCGTCTATTTCTCTAGTTTGAACATGGTTGCAATTTATATTACTGTCTGCCCATCTTATCTAGAA from Gossypium hirsutum isolate 1008001.06 chromosome D12, Gossypium_hirsutum_v2.1, whole genome shotgun sequence includes these protein-coding regions:
- the LOC107946663 gene encoding probable xyloglucan endotransglucosylase/hydrolase protein 30, yielding MSSTPLSFIFFFYLLISSSSWLWRFSSGAGFNLTTIAFDDGYNPLFGDFNLVRSPDGRSVRLLLDVSSGSGFISSSMYEHGFFSAKIKLPSDYTAGVVVALYASNGDVFEKNHDELDIEFLGNVEGKPWRFQTNLYGNGSTSRGREERYRLWFDPSKEFHRYSILWTAKNIIFYVDEVPIREVVRSDEMGGDYPTKPMSIYATIWDASSWATNGGKIKVNYDYAPFTADFKELVLEGCPMDPIQEYPDFTTCKEKDAWLETRNFAVLTPKRRSAMRKFRQHYMYYSCCYDVWRYPVKLPDCVIDPIEKARFNETGRLRFSGSHKKQAKIAKARRKKKQRAASKERTEM
- the LOC107946664 gene encoding cellulose synthase-like protein D2; protein product: MASESRRTRRTPTIHHITNSAGDLDSEIGGEDFSRYTVHLPPTPDNQPMPMEIAMQAVGSGEQYVSSSMFTGGYNRVTRAHSMKIVDSDPATVVAEGSFCELPGCGAKMMTNRQGIDVFPCECGFRICNECYRDALATGDGFCPGCREHYRGLDVSEMASASRTRSSKSDRSFPVAESTELLMRNHSNEFDYTQYLYETNKSYGYGNAVWPMDGANGSRHDIGGDLKFFHDKQWKPLTQKSSIRAALLSPYRLLILIRIVVLGLFLEWRISHPNEEAIWLWLMSVVCEIWFAFSWLLDQLPKLCPVNRDVDLNALQEKFENPSPNNPSGRSDLPGIDVFVSTADPEKEPPLVTANTILSILAAEYPVEKLACYVSDDGGALLTFEAMAEAASFARVWVPFCRKHEIQPRNPESYFNLKRDPYKNKVRRDFVRDRRRVKREYDEFKVRINGLSDSIRRRSDAFNTREEVKILKRWREDNSDEPMETLKIPKATWMADSTHWPGTWTVPAPEHSRGDHASIIQVMLDPPSAVPQNGTEGDGNSMDLSEVDIRLPMLVYVTREKRPGYDHNKKAGAMNALVRASAIMSNGPFILNLDCDHYVYNSLALREGICFMMDRDGECICYVQFPQRFEGIDPSDRYANHNTVFFDVNMRALDGLQGPVYVGTGCLFRRTALYGFEPPRLRDNPDCCSCCFPRTKKPATVASAPDVDPEDVQLREDDEMNIALIPKKFGNSTLLVESVRVAAIQGQPLADHPSIKYGRAPGALTMPREPLDASTIAEAINVISCWYEDKTEWGQSVGWIYGSVTEDVVTGYRMHNRGWRSVYCVTKRDAFRGTAPINLTDRLHQVLRWATGSVEIFFSRNNALLGSPRLKFLQRIAYLNVGIYPFTSIFLIVYCFLPALSLFSDQFIVQTLNVTFLVYLLAITLTLCALAVLEIKWSGIELEEWWRNEQFWLIGGTSAHLAAVLQGLLKVIAGIEISFTLTSKSAGDDVDDDFADLYIFKWTSLMIPPLTIIFVNLIAIAYGVLRTVYSDVPEWSHLLGGVFFSFWVLAHLYPFAKGLMGRRGKTPTIVYVWSGLIAISISLLWVAINPPSQNSDIGGSFQFP